CACCTGCATCACGATCACCACCGAATCAGACTGACCACGGACTCTCGAACGAAACGTTTCATGTCCTCTGGTCGGGCGACCAAGACGACTTTGTCTCACCGGCAAACGCGACTGGCCCGACAGAGCGATCCCCGATGGCCGTCCTCGCGAACGGGACGGACATCCCACTCGATGAACCACCGGCTGCTGTCGAGCAGTGGAATCGAGGCGACCTCGGTGACTTTCCGAGCAGTGGTCGAAATCAGTCTGTCCATCCACCGAATGCGACCCTCACGGACGGGACGTTCCTCGAGGATGCAACGGCGAATATCTTCGCCGTCCAACCCTCGACACGCGCCCGCATTCAGGAGGGTGACCAACCCTTGTACGTTGGTCCGTCGGGATCCCTCCTGGGGACGGTCGATTATCGCCTCGAAATCGAAGAGCCAACAGCAATGTTGGGTGAGCGGGACTTCTGGAAACTCCAGTCCCACGAGGTTACTGAAGTACGCCTCCTCGTCGACGGCGAGGTTCTAACTCGCCAGTCTGGCTCACAGCGAGTCACTGTCCCATTCGAGGATCTCGATACCTATCGAAGTGAGAATCTGACGCTCACGCTGGAAGCAGATATCCAGGCTGATCTGATCCACGTGATGGAGTACTGCAATCAGTACAACCGGTACGGCAGGGCCTGTATCGATTTCGACCGCGAACGAGAATCGGATACAGAGACACTCACAGTTCGAGACTCACGCAATGTGACCGTCTACGATCTGTATATCTCCGGATTTCGCACGAGGTATCCCGATGGCGATCTGGGCCTCGTCGTCTACAAGAATTACCCGTGGCTGGGACACGAACTCCCGAATGGTGAGGTCCACGGCGTGTGGCGCTTCTATAGCGCTCGCGACACGGAGTGGGATTCACTCGTAACGTCGAGCGAAGACGGCCAGAAACGAATCCCCTCGCCAGCACAGCCACTGCAGGTGTCGGCTTACCCGATCGAGACTGGGCCGACTCCATCACCACGTGCGAACGTAACGATCCTCGAAACCTACGGCGAGCAAACCCAACCGGGGACGCTCCCCGACGCGATCAACCTCGATACACTCACGGAACCATACACGGCGAGCTTTGGAATCGCGACACGAACCAAGACCGATCGGGATCCCGACCCGGTGGTCGCAACGGGCCTGGTCCGCGGTGTAACAGCCGAGCGGGACTTCTCGTCGTTCGAGGCGATGGAACTCTCCGAGAGCAACTTCACACTTGAAATCCTCGACCGGGATGCATCGACGATTCGGGTCAAGGCGACACTCCGATCGAATGCGACCGGAGACCCAGTTGCAACCAGTGACCGGGATGGATACGTGATCATCGGAGGTGAGCGGTTCAACACCACGAAAAACGGAACGGTCATCACGACGCTGCCACGTGGCGATGGTTCGATCGCCGGGCGATACGTCCCGAGTTTCTGGTGGCGGGAAACGCCGGGCTACTTGGCCGACTCGGACGCAGTCTATGCTCGTGGAACCGTTTTGGAGTGGTTCGCGACGCTGTTTCGGTTCGCCGTTCCAGTGTCGCTGTTTCTGGTCGGTGTGTATCTCATCGATCGGATCACTGGATGGCGTGTCTGGCCACCGTGGAGGGGTGTCTAGATGCAGGAACCATCTGGACGTGCTCACCTCTCTCGTCGGTCATTCGTTCGCCTCGGGGCCGTAGGTATCCTCACGAGCGCTGCGGGCTGTCTTGGTCCGGATGAGACAAATACAGAGTCCGATCAGGGCGCTCGTGAAGAGAATCTGGCAGGCCAGAGTTCGCTCGTGGAGGCAATCGAGTTCGAGGGCCAGGACCTCGTCGTCCAACTCGTCGACAATCACGACATCTCGAAGTTGAATCTCCTCGATCCAGAGGGGAGTCTCTACACGTCGGCGTCGGTCGCGACAGGAGAGACGACAGTGCGGCTGCAGATTATCGAAATCCAGTCCGTTACTCATGACTATTCACACTACACACCCGGCGAACACGAGCTAGCACTCATCTCAGATGGATCGATCAACGATACAGTGGCGATCGATCTGGAACCGTCGCTGGAGATTACGGACGTTCAGCAGTATCGAGATGGGGAATATGATGACGATTACGGCAAACTAGTAATCACGGTTCACAACAGCGGGACTGGTCCAACTTGGGTATACGATATTGCCTATTCTGCGTCTCCAAACTTCGCAGCAGATGGGGATCTCGCGGAGAGTTACCGATATCCAGTTTTTACCGCCCCGGATGAATCACGTGATCTGTCGATCCCACCTGGTGAAAGTCAACAGTACATTCCGGTCAATTACCCGCTCCACTTCCCATCAACGGTACAGCAAGGCTGTAATCTGCAATCCTCTCAGATGGATGTTCTCGTTGGCGGTGCCAACGATCAGACTCTCCGCGCCCGAATTGGCCTTCACCCAGATGGAGATGTAGCTGCCGTGATCCAGCATGACTGGTATGCCTGTACGGCAGTAGAAGCAGAGTTCGTTGAGGAGCAGAACGATGGTTGATCTGAGTGCGCTAGGCGATATAATCGTCCAAGCAATTCAGGACGCCCTCCGGGCCCTTTTCGAACCGATAACTAAGATAATTGAGGACCACGGATCTCAGCTAGTTAAGGAAGTAGTCGGCACACCACATCCGAACTCCGTCTTTGGGCCACCGACGAACGAAGCGTGGCCGGCGATCTACAACTACTACTGGGAGAACATGGTCCCACTGGCACTGTTTCTCTGGGCAGTCTCAATTGGCTTGGTTATTTTCTTCGAGATGACGAGCCATCTCTTCAGTAGCTACCATCGAACGAAACTCAAGAAACGAGCCTTCACCGGCCTCCTCGGCATTCTCATGTGGTGGTGGATTGCTGCACTCTCACTTCGGTTCATGAGCGCACTCGCGGAGATTATCGTCCCCACACTTACGGATATCGCACTGTTCGAGACGCTCTCGTTCAGTACGATGGGCGTACTTGGTCTCGTTCTCACACTCTCTGCAGACCTCGTTCTCTTCGTGTTGATCGCACTCATCTATCTCGCCCGCGAAGTCGTCCTCTATCTGTTCGTCCTGATGATGCCGATCTTGATCGCACTCTGGGTACCGGGTGTCGGGCCATTCACGCTTGTCTCTCGCTTCGTGAGCCGACTCTCAGGATTCTACGTCCCGTTCCTGTTCATGACGATCCCGGTCGCGATCCTGTTCCGACTTGGCGAACTCCTCGGATCGAGTTTCAGCCTCTCGATGGCCGGCTTTGGCCAGTGGCTGACGGCCCTGATTATTCCACTGATCGCAGTTCTCTCACCACTGGTTCTGTTCTGGCAGGCTGGGGCCATATTCTTCGTCGCTGATCGTGCCTCCCGACGACTGTCGGGATCACAGGCTCGAAACCGAGTCACCAAAACGCGCGATGTTGGCTCGCGTACGGCCCACGGGACGAGAAACTTTTCGCGTGGTATGGGCGGGAAGCCAGCGATCAAACCCGACGGACAGTACGTTCTCGACTCCCGTGAGTCGCGCGCTCACGCTGCAGGGAAACAACTCGCTGGCGCGACACAGCGATTGCAGAGTACCTCTACTACACGTAAGGGTGGTGGGGGTGGTAGCGGTGGAACGACTGGTTCTGGTGCCAATCGTGGCCAGGGCCCCGACGACCATACTCCGAATTCAGACGCTGGCGACTCGACCACGACTACTTCGAGTCCACCCGAGACAGCCGACCAAACTCGGCAAAACAAATCGACGAACTTCGAGACACTCCGTGATCGAGACCGTACCCGAACGCGACGTTCTCGATCCAGCAATGACAGCGACGGCGACGACGACCGACCACGGTACATCAACTAATGGCAGATACTCCGCACTCCGATCCATCGAAACGCATTCCGAAATCACTCAACACTGACGCGAACCTCATCGGCAGCTACAGTCTGGCCGACGTTGCCGTGGCGCTCTTCCCGGGCGTCCTCGTCGTCCTCTGTACGCAACTTCTCTTTCCCACAGCAGTCCTTGCCGGCTATTCGATCCAGACGCTGACGCTCCCGATTGCTGGCGTCGCGATCACGATTGGGGCGATATTCGTCTCGCTGACACCGAATTATACGAACAGTCTCGACTGGATCCAGACGGTGATCGGCTTCTATTCGAACGACACCGAACTCGAACACGACGAGGCGAAGGAATATACACAGGTCGAACGCATCCACCCAGATCAGAATGCCATAGAGCGGACTGACGGAGCGCTCGTCGGATTGATTCAAGTCGAGCCACCCAACATGGCACTCGCTACGGGAGCGGAGTGGGCACAGAAAGCAGACGCCTTTCAGGATTTCCTGAACACGGTCGTCGAATTCCCGATTCAGATCTACTCAACGACGCGGGACTTCCCCGTCGAGGAGTACCTCGCACACTACGAATCACGACTCGGCGATGACGATGTGAAGGCCAATCCGCAACTCGCCGCGTTGATCGAGAACTATATCGAGTGGTACGAGACCGATCTCGAACAACGCCAGATGACGATCCGAGACCACTACGTGATCGTCACGATTGCGCCTGAAGAAGTACAGTTCGAACACGAAAGCCTCGTCGGGAAACTCGCTCGGGTACCCCTCCTTGGAACCCTCGTTCGCGTCTGGTTAGCGCCATCCCGAAACGAACAGCGCGATGCCATGTTCGGAACGCTCGAACAGCGGGTCAGCCGGGTCGAACGCGGTCTTCGTGAGATCGAAGATTGTGGGGCGCGGGCAGTCCCCGCGACAGAAGCTGTTGAACTGCTGGCGTCCTTCTGGGCTGGTGAACAGATCGAGTATGGCGACCCGGAGAAAGCCTTCCAGGTGCGCTCAATTCTCGACGCTGAGAGGGCAGTCCAATGAGCAGCGATATCGAACACACTGTGGGCGACGAGGAATCCGAACAGCAGTCTGAGACAGACGCAGAGGCCCAATCGGTCGAACAGGAGAAATCCGATGCTGGAAGTGCAGACCACGCTGATGAACCCGAGGCAGACACAGACGATACCTCGCCGTTCTCGGTAACTCACGACACTCCCAACGCTCCACTTCAGGAAGAGACAGACGTTCATTCGTCGATTATCGCACCGTCGGCAATCGAGAAGACGCCGGGTGCGATTCGAGCGGGCAACCGATGGCTCCAGACACAGTGGATCGGCGAGTTCGCGGATGCGCCAGCAGATGGCTTGCTCGAAGCGCTCTATTCGACGGGTGAAACCCGGCGGACGGACATCTCGATGCATCTCGATCCGCGGGATACCCAGAGTACACTCGATTCGCTGGAGAATCAGTTAGAGGATCTTGAAGCCGAATTCGAGTACCTCTCCGAGAAGCACAGAGCCAGCGCTCGTGGTATTCAGAAAGATCTCGAAGATCACCGCGAGCTGTACGACGTGCTTCGGAATACGTCGATGCGGGCCTTCGACGTCTCGATGTATCTCACTACTGGTGCTGGCGAACGAGACGAATTGGAGACCGACGCTGTTCGGAAAGCGACGCGACGTGCGCCAGCAAACCTGACACCCGTCACGCCACGATGGGCACAGACGGAATCGCTCGTTTCTGCGAGCCCCATCGGTGTCGACAAACTCGACGAGTCACTGGACGCCAAGACGCCGATGCTCGCCGGTGCTGTCGGGGCGATGTTTCCCTTTGTTTCGGGATCGTTCGCCGAACCGGGCGTCGAGTACGGCACCTACGCACTGAACGAGAGCCCGCTCATTCTCGATCGATTCAATCGGGAGACGGGCTACTGTACGATGGTCATCGGGCAGTTGGGCGCAGGGAAATCTTTTTCGACGAAACTGCAACTGCTCAGGCGAGCGATGTACGATTCGGAGACGCTGATCGTCATGCTCGATCCGATGGAGGGCTTCGCGGGTGTGAACGAAGCCCTCGGTGGCGAGCGGATTACGGTGGGTGGTCGGCGTGGGTTCAACCCGCTCGAACTGCAGTCGACCCCACAGCATGTCCTAGATCGAGTTCCCGATCTGGACCCGTGGGCCGAACAGATTAGCTGGGTACTGACCTTCTGTGATACCTTCTTCACCCACATCGCCAACAATCCTCTTGAGGAGCGTAAGCAGACACTCAGGCGTGCGGTGCAGGAAGCCTACGAACGGCAGGGAATCACGCGCGATCCGAAGACTCACCATCATGAGTCGCCAACCATCCGAGACGTAATCGGCGTTCTCGAAGATATGCTGGACGATCCAGTCTCATTTGGCTATCCGACAGCCAGCGAGCAGGAAGGTGTTCGGGAGGATGCCCAATCTTTGCTGACGGATCTTCGCCCATCGTTCCGGCCGGATGGCGACCTCGCGAACCTTGCCCAAACCACGGAATTCGATTTGGACTCGAAGGTACTCTATCTAGACTTACATCAGGAAGAAGGAGCTCGTGGTCGGACGGAGACGAGTCTGATGATGTCCGTCCTGTTCAATGCTGTCTACGAGCGGGCAAAACAGACGGACAAACGGGTCGTGTTCGTCATCGACGAAGCCCACTACCTGATGAACGATGCGACCTCACTGGAGTTTCTGGAGATGGCTGTCAGGCATAGTCGTCACTACGACCTCTCTCTGCACTTCATCACCCAGACGGGTGGTGAGTTCACGCTCACACCGCAGGCACAGACGATCGCGAATCTATGTTCGATGACCCTGATTCACCGAGTGAACGAGGAAGCCGAGAAGCTGGCGGAGTGGTTTGGTCTCAGCGAGCGTGAGGTGAACTGGGTTCGTACGGCGAAGGCCGGCAACGATGACGATGGCTTCTCGGAAGCGTTGCTCGGGATAGATGAAGAGGGATGGTTCCCGTTGCGTGTTCGTGCGAGTGGGTTCGAGGCAGAGATGTTGGGATCGTAGTACGTAGGAGGCTATGAATTGTACTGATTGTAGATGGGTAAAACACACCTCGAAACGGGGCGGTCCGCTCTCGATAGTTGTTGCTGGCCAGCGCGAGCATCACACAGTTGGCGCTATCGGGCTAGGTTCGCGTCTTCCTCGGAGCCTTCAGCGGCATTGAAACGGCCGATCTGGATTACGGCGAGTTCTACGTCGTCGACAACAAGAGCGTTATCGCCTGGGAAGGGACCGTCGACTTCGACTCCCGACGAGTAGGCGACCTCAAGTCGACGTAGCTCAGCGGCGAAGACCAAGTCATGGAGTTCAACGCCCCCGTAACCGTCTGGTACCAGACCGTCGGGCTGGACTCGTTCGTCCATGTCATCGCAGGCGCGCTCCCGACCGGCGAGGACAACGATGCGACGATTGAGTTCAGAATTTTGGAGTTTGCGACTCTTCGCCGAATCTTCGGTACCGAATGCAGGCTAGTTTGAGAGAATTGATTCCGTTGGGAATTCTGATGGAAACATTACTCCCTGTGACTTACAGTATCTTCCGGCGAGTCGCGATCGGCATTTGTGACAACCGGAGAATGGGAGTGAGAAATTGAGATGAAACGCGTATATTGGCCGGTCGCAAAGGAATGGAAACTACCCACGTAGGTATTGCGCAGACTCAAAACCACCGATCACAAATTAAGACCTCTCCTTTAATTCAGGTCAGCATGTGTCCAAAACTGGGGCGAACCAAGGGACTGATGCTTACGATTATGGGTTTTCTCGAATCCATGTGCCTGAAGGAGTTCTGTAGCCCTCTCGTACTCAACATTGAGGAATACTGCGGTTGTACGTTCAAGTGTCTCTGCAGCACCCTGCAGAATCGTTGGTTCGTGACCATTTACGGTTAATTTGAGGAGATCAACGCTGTTGATATCGTGGGTTGAGCAGTAATCGTCTATCGTCGTGGCAGGAACATCAATTTCCGACTGTTTGTTATCTGCTGCGTCGCCGACTATTGATCGATACTCATCATCGGAGTTTGAGACATCAGCGTCAGCGACCTTGTGCTCGGCGACAGAATCGGCCACCTGAAATGTAAGTTGATCTTTCGAACCATCCGATATAGCCATGTTATGTGAAGTAACTCTGTTACTGTATCCGTGAGAATCAATGTTTTTCTCCAGTGACCGGAAGTTCAGCGGTTCGGCTTCGAAGGCATGGATGTGGCCGTTGTCCAATCGGGATGCTGCTTCAACTGTGTACTCTCCTGTTGCGGCACCGACTTCAATTATCGTGTCGGTACCAGATAACATGTCGAAGAATCGCTCGTGAGAACTGATGAAGTTGCGGCACCAACGCGCTTGAGATGCGTCATTGTTCGGAATGTACCACTCGAAATCATGCCAATCGGCACGGTAAATATCATCTGATGGCGTTATTCGTGGTTTTTCCGAGAGATGTGGAAGAAGCGACTGCAGCCGTTTAAACAATCCCATACTGTGGGATTGATACGGTCGTATAATAAAATGATGGTCAGAGAAGTCCAATATATCGAAGCGAATCATTGCTACGTGAGTCTATCTACAGACCCCTACGTATCATGCGATAGAGATGGCCAAACTCGCAATCAAATATATTATTAAAAATAAACATAATTGAAGTATATATAACCACTCCTGAAAATATGAGCGTCATCAGACTCAGAACACTTTGTGTTGAGAGAATATGCCAATTTATTACACCGACACAAAACGCCATTATTATACTACCCAAAAATGGGTATAGAGCACTCTTGAATATATCCTCATACCTCACATTTGTTATGAGTTTGATGAGGTGTAAATTCATGGGTAAAGTGACGAAAGAGCTACCAACTATGACGAAGGCGACACCTTCAACTCCAAACATCTGCGCAGCAGGGTAGATAGCGATGACAATGAGAACGACCTTGACGAACTGCATTTTGGCTCCGAGATCGGGATGTCCTGTGGAATTGAACACAGGTCCTACGCTTGCGCCAAATGCGCGAATCCCACCCCATACAGCTAATATCTGCATTACGGATACCGCAGATTGCCACTGATCTCCAAGTATTACGGGAACGAACTGTGGAGCGACGACTACGATGCCAGCTGCCATTGGAAATGCTACTATCGTCGATAGCTGGACGGTCCGCAGAAACCCCTTACGAAGCTTCTCCATATCGTCCTGTACCTTCGAGAGAGTGGGGAAGGCCACGCGTGAAATGACGTGTGTGACCTCTGTCGCCGGCGCATTTGAAAAACGGTATGCAAGTTGATATAAACCGAGGGAACTTGCAGCAAAGAACCAGCCGACGAAAGCATCGTCACCCTGTCCATAGAGGAAAATTAAAACAGCGGACGCAAACATCCACTTTCCAAATCCGAACATCTCCTTCCCGTACTCGAGATCAAATTCGATGCTGGGACGGTAATCGTGGATACCGTACGAGAGTGCGAATTTGACGAGATTCATGGCGACGATACCGAATACGAGGGCCCAGACACTCTGGAATAGGAGAGCGAAAACCACCGCTACAACGAGATCACTTGATCGGCCGCCGACCTGATATATGAATTCTCTATGGAAGTTTAGATTCTTCTGGAAGTAGACCACAGCGGGGTTCTGTAGCCCGAGAATTAGCGGCGACAGACCGATGACTTGAATGAGGGGTTTAGCTTGTGGTTCACCGAAGAACACAGCGAGATGTGGGGCTGCGAGATACGCGGTACTCGCAATTACAATTCCGCGAAGGATTTTCATTACCCATGCTGTGTTGAGGTAGGCGTCTATTTCGTCGTCTTCGTGCTGTATCAGCGCCTCGTCGAACCCGAGTTGAGAGAATTGCCGTAGTGCGGCGATAGAGAGCAGTGCGATACCGAGTAATCCAAACGCAGCCGGTGAAAGCACGCGAGCAAGAATGACAACCTTTAGTAACTGGAGAACACGGTCGACAATGTTGATTCCCCCGACCCAGATGCCACTTTGAACGGCTTGCTCTGCTGTTGACCCACCTTCAGTTAGACGCCCATAAATAGAACGAAACCATTCAAACACTGGACTTGATTCTCACTATTCGTTATTGAATACTTCGTTCTCTGATTCGACCGTAATGGTTTTGCATCTGAATATTCTAGGCTCCGGAACGATTAAGCCACGAAGCATTCGGCGTACCCGTAACACTAATGTACTGCACTTAGCTTGAAACAACAAGAAGCCAACCCTACTGCTATCGACAATCAAAATGAATAAATATATAAGCTATTTGGACACTTTTGGTCGATCGGCTGGGCAGAAAATTCGGAACGTACGTTCTTCAATATGGCAATATAAGTGGGATCGAAGGTTCAAAAACCGCTTCTTCAATTCTCGAAAGGAATACGACAGCTACGCAGTTGAGTTCGAGCAAAAATCTGTCTCTGATATCATTGAACAATCGTCGGATGAGTTTGCAACTCTCACTAGTTCGGGGAAGTGGGGTGGTATCGGAACTAAAATTGGCAAACGGTACTACACACTTGTACGCAAACTCAAACCGGACGTAATCGTTGAAACTGGTGTTTGTAACGGTGTTTCGACACTATGTACCCTTCTGGCATTGGACGAAAATGACCACGGAACTCTCTACTCTATTGATTACCCGTACTATGCGGATGTTCCATTGAGTGAATTCCGCGACGAAACGTTTGAAGATTTC
This Halorientalis sp. IM1011 DNA region includes the following protein-coding sequences:
- a CDS encoding VirB4 family type IV secretion system protein encodes the protein MSSDIEHTVGDEESEQQSETDAEAQSVEQEKSDAGSADHADEPEADTDDTSPFSVTHDTPNAPLQEETDVHSSIIAPSAIEKTPGAIRAGNRWLQTQWIGEFADAPADGLLEALYSTGETRRTDISMHLDPRDTQSTLDSLENQLEDLEAEFEYLSEKHRASARGIQKDLEDHRELYDVLRNTSMRAFDVSMYLTTGAGERDELETDAVRKATRRAPANLTPVTPRWAQTESLVSASPIGVDKLDESLDAKTPMLAGAVGAMFPFVSGSFAEPGVEYGTYALNESPLILDRFNRETGYCTMVIGQLGAGKSFSTKLQLLRRAMYDSETLIVMLDPMEGFAGVNEALGGERITVGGRRGFNPLELQSTPQHVLDRVPDLDPWAEQISWVLTFCDTFFTHIANNPLEERKQTLRRAVQEAYERQGITRDPKTHHHESPTIRDVIGVLEDMLDDPVSFGYPTASEQEGVREDAQSLLTDLRPSFRPDGDLANLAQTTEFDLDSKVLYLDLHQEEGARGRTETSLMMSVLFNAVYERAKQTDKRVVFVIDEAHYLMNDATSLEFLEMAVRHSRHYDLSLHFITQTGGEFTLTPQAQTIANLCSMTLIHRVNEEAEKLAEWFGLSEREVNWVRTAKAGNDDDGFSEALLGIDEEGWFPLRVRASGFEAEMLGS
- a CDS encoding AIM24 family protein; this encodes MDYGEFYVVDNKSVIAWEGTVDFDSRRVGDLKST
- a CDS encoding FkbM family methyltransferase yields the protein MGLFKRLQSLLPHLSEKPRITPSDDIYRADWHDFEWYIPNNDASQARWCRNFISSHERFFDMLSGTDTIIEVGAATGEYTVEAASRLDNGHIHAFEAEPLNFRSLEKNIDSHGYSNRVTSHNMAISDGSKDQLTFQVADSVAEHKVADADVSNSDDEYRSIVGDAADNKQSEIDVPATTIDDYCSTHDINSVDLLKLTVNGHEPTILQGAAETLERTTAVFLNVEYERATELLQAHGFEKTHNRKHQSLGSPQFWTHADLN
- a CDS encoding lipopolysaccharide biosynthesis protein; this translates as MFEWFRSIYGRLTEGGSTAEQAVQSGIWVGGINIVDRVLQLLKVVILARVLSPAAFGLLGIALLSIAALRQFSQLGFDEALIQHEDDEIDAYLNTAWVMKILRGIVIASTAYLAAPHLAVFFGEPQAKPLIQVIGLSPLILGLQNPAVVYFQKNLNFHREFIYQVGGRSSDLVVAVVFALLFQSVWALVFGIVAMNLVKFALSYGIHDYRPSIEFDLEYGKEMFGFGKWMFASAVLIFLYGQGDDAFVGWFFAASSLGLYQLAYRFSNAPATEVTHVISRVAFPTLSKVQDDMEKLRKGFLRTVQLSTIVAFPMAAGIVVVAPQFVPVILGDQWQSAVSVMQILAVWGGIRAFGASVGPVFNSTGHPDLGAKMQFVKVVLIVIAIYPAAQMFGVEGVAFVIVGSSFVTLPMNLHLIKLITNVRYEDIFKSALYPFLGSIIMAFCVGVINWHILSTQSVLSLMTLIFSGVVIYTSIMFIFNNIFDCEFGHLYRMIRRGL